The DNA window AACACTATTGGATGGGTTTCAGGCACCCCAAAAGAAACCACAAGACTGCATACGCTATCTCGAATCGCTCGGTTTCAGTTATGGCCAGGCAAAAACGGCCGTGTATAATTATCGGCTGGATGAGGGTTTAATATGAAGATAAATATAGCAAACGGTCACGTACGGCTAGTCGCCCTAATATAGGGTTTTGGCTGATATAGGTGTTACGCGCGCTAATTGTTCATGGCTGCAGCTCAAACTGTAGGCGTACTTCCAAATCCACACTCCTCCTTTTCACGCCCGCCACCTTCAGATGAATTAAGATGACTTGATCAGGATCGAATCCCCTGGCGGAGAGTACGGTTGATTCCAGTAGGCTGTGGAGCTTTTCGCCCGTAATTCATATTTCCTCTGCCGCACTATTACTCCCGCTTTGTAGGTGAAGTCTTTTTGCCGACGGTGACTCGGAAGTGTCACGGACGGGATTGACGGGGCCGAACAGTTTGGAGGTGGACTGTGAGCGGTCCTGTTTTAGATCAGGCGGCCCCGCCGGCGAACCTTTCGCCCATCTCGAAGGCCTTCCGGCAATCCGCGGGGAAGACCTCTGCTCGTCTTGCTGCCTTCTTATCGGGGTCGAAACGCGGGGCGTATATCCTGGAGTAGTTCTCGAACTGGTACGTGTCGTAGCACATGAGGGATTCCGATTCGCCGAATGTGGTTCTCAGAAACATTTCATTGATATCGATGTGGTGGTGAAAGCCGCGTTCCCGCGCCATTTCCTCGGTAGCGCCCAGGGTGTAAATAAAACCCGTGGGGATCTTTCGCGGGAAGAGGGTACCCGGCGGATCGGTATAGGTCATATAGGGGAAGAAGAGCCTCTCCACGAAGGACCGCATTTCTCCCGTGACGGTTCCGAAATATATGGGTGAGCCCAGGATTACGGCGTCTGCGTCAACGATCTTTTCCAGAAGCGGGGTAAGCCCGTCTTCTACGGCGCACCTTCCGTAGCTTGGACCGCCTGTCGTCTTGCAGGCGAAGCAGCTTATACATCCCTTGTAGCTGAGGTCGTAGAGGTGGACAAGCTCGGTGTCTGCTCCCCGGGACGCGGCCCCTTCCAGGGCTTTTTCAAGAAGGGTCGCCGTGTTCCATTTCTTTCTCGGGCTTCCGTTTATCGCGATCATTTTCATGAACTTTTCTCCTTTTTCCTACCCTGTAGGATAGCATTCACCGGGTTCCGGAGCAAGCGGCAACGCAATAAGACCGGCAAAGGGGGTGACATTTCCGTCTGGTGCAGCCGCCAGCCTGGAGAAATGTCGCCACGGGGTGCTATGTATCATGTATGGCGAAAAACGAATACGGAGTCTCATGAACCCGACGGACCTTCTCCTGCAGTCCGCGAAGCTTGTAACACAGGTAGAGGAGCAGGTTGCCGCCATCGTCACGGCCATCGCCTTTTTTATGGGAAGCTCTCGGACAGTTTTTACGCTGTACAAAAAAGGCTACGAGAATATTGTTCCCTATCTCAAGGATCAGACCGGCAGGTTTATGATCATCTGCGCCCTGTGCACACCCCTTCCATTCCTGGGCGGAACCGACGGCAAACCCGGCACGTTCATCGGGACTTTCCCACGGATGGTCATATCTGCCGGATTTACGCAGGCAGGCAATGGGAAGGTCTTTGATAATCTCAATGCCGTCAAGGCCAAACTGGGAAAGGAGATGGGCTCCGGGGAGCTTTCGGAAAAACTGACGAATATCAAGGAGGCGTCTCCCCTTACGGGGGTGAAGATCAAGTGGGTCGACGCCATCAAGGTCCGACTGGCCCAGCTCATTTTTCTTCTTCCCCTGATTCCCCCCTCGGCCTGCCTCGCCTTTTTTCATCCGGCCCTCGGTGCCTTCATGATGATGATCGGCTACGTCGTATCGGAATACATGGCGGTCATCTCGAGCGGCATCGGGGTGAACGTGGATACCGGCAACATGGTGTTCGTTCTTCAGACCGTCCGGGAACTGGTGCGCAGTTACATCGGGGCTATCACCGGTTTCCTTTTTCATACCCTGTTGATATTCACCTTCACGGGCGTCATTATCACCGCCGCCGTCAGGGCGGCTGTGTTTTGTATCACCTTTCCCTTTTCCGTCGTTACCATGGCCTTTGATTCCCGCAGAGAGATATTCTTTCAAAACATCATCAAGGCCTTTGCCATCGCCTTGACCCCGGTCGTGGCAATCAATGTCCTCAATGTCCTGACCATGGCTTACGATCTCTTCATGAGCACAGGCATCACCGCCGGGATGGTCGAGGCCTATCTTTTCAGCAATATCGATACGCTGAAGGACTCCGGAGTGTTTCCGATAGCGGGGGAGATGTACGGATTCATATTTCGGCTTTTCATCGTCACGGTCCTGGCACCCTCGGTGCTGAGCATCCCGGCCCTTGTCTTCCTGGCCGGGAGCTACCGCATTGCCTCTGAGGCCATAGGGGCAGGTTTGGGCTATTGCGGAGGAATGGGCGCGGGCGGCGGAGGGAGGGAGTAGGGATTGACAGGGGCGGGACGTTGTATATAGCGCTCATGGCATCCTGTTGACGATAAATACCCCGAAGCTTGACATCGTGAAGTCCGATCCCGGTGACAACAAGGTCATCAAGTGTGCCGTTTCTCTTGAAGCCCGGTTTATCGTGTCGGGAGACAAAGAGTTGTTGGAGGCTCAGCACTATGTGGATGTTCGGATACTTGCACCGAGAGAGTTTCTGTCAATCGGGGATCCGTGAAAGACTTCGTTTTCTTCGGGTCTCCCGGAAGGGTTTGAAAAAGAGAAGCGATGGCGTCAGGATGAAGGCATAGTTGCTCCAATGGGGATGGTAGAAGGATATAATCATCGCCAGGAGCGCAACGAAGCACGTAAGGAGTGATCTTGCCGTGCCCCGGCTGACTGCCCTCCGGTCGATGTTGTCGTCCACAAGTCTTGCCCCGTGTGTCGCGTAAAACCAGCTCAGCAGAAAGAGAAGCCCAAGGATCAGGAGATTCAGGTCAAAGATGAAATTTGTGATGTGGAGGTGGCTGTGGGCCGACATCCAGGCGGCGGTGAAGGGTACCATGACGATGAACATCAGGATTGCTATCTGTATCCAGAGAAAGCGGCGGTCCGTGCGTTTTATGTGGTGAAACTGCTGATGATGCGTTATCCAGAAGATCGCCAGCAGGACGAATGTGAGGGCGTAGCGGTGAAACTTGGCGATCTGTTTGAGGAATAACTGCGTTACCTGCCCTTCGTCAACGGCCGAACCGGCGCTGGGAAAGGTAAAATTCATGACAAGGAATGTCATTGAGAAGGCAAAGATGCAGTCCGACAAGCTTTCGATGCGGTGAGTCGTCATGATGAATCGGTCGTCGGAAGGATGGGAATGCGCCACAGTGATAACGCTTATATCACTTTCGCGCTGAAGGTGTCAATCGGGGGTTCTGGTATGATGCTTGCAACAGAAAATGGTATGGATAAGAGAGAGTCCATTGGGCACACGAGGAGTGTGAACCCCGTACCTTGTTCGGTCACATGGATTTTCGGAAATAGGAGGACCCCATGAAAGCTGCCCTTTTCTATCCCGTTATTCTTGCCTGTCTGTTGTTGGTTCCCATTGCGTCAGACAATGCTTCGGCCCAGACTTCAATCCAGCAGAAGATGAAAAGGTTCAACTGCGCGAAAGACCGCAGCGGCGTGATGTTCTGCCGGAGAGTTGCCCCATCCGGACGGTTTGCGGGTCAGGAAGGGGTATACACGGAAAAGTCGGGAGGCAAGGTCTGCAAATGGAAATGCAGAACCGAACAGGGTATCGAAACGTGCCAGGCGAGCGGCTCTGAGTGTACCGGCAAGACGCCGCCTCACTGGAGATAAGCGACACAAAAACAGTGCGGAACGGTCGGGGCTACTTGTCATTGTTGCAGTTCAACGTGAAATTGGCCTTCTTGGATTCCTTGGGACCGGGCGAGATGATCTTGATCGCCTGCCACCCTGAGGTGGAAAAACCGGGACCGCCTATGTGCCAGGTGTTGGAAACGGTCTGGGCGCCCTGTTTTGTGAAGGTTATCGTCTGGACGGGTCCCGTAACCCCATCACTCCGGATGAACACATATTTTACAGTGACGGGTTTTGAAACGCTGATCATCCCTGCGGCGGCTATATGTCCTTTGAAGGTTATGACCGTGGGACATTTGCCTGAATAGGATTCAGGCTGGGCCGCCATCATCGTCACTCCTATCTTTGGAATGGGGCGAAGCTTTTCCGCCTTCTCAACGGCCGGGATCTGCGGTTTTTGGGGAAGCTGTGCATAACCGGCGGTAATGCAAGCTGTGACGAGAAACATGGCTGCAAGGAAAACGAATAACGCTTGTCTTGAGGACATCGATGCCTCCCTGTTGGGTTTTTTGTGTTTCCAATTAGTGTGGCTGGTGGTCCTATTGTAAGGGCTGGCGCGGACAAATGTCAAGCCCGCAAAGTTGCGTAAACGGGCATACGTGCCGGAAGATCAAAGAATGGTCTTTCCCTGTGTGTCAGGTTTCCAGGAGGATTCCCGCCAGGATCGACAGGCCGCAGATGAAATAGACCATTCGGACGTACTTGCCGTGGAGGTCGAGAAGAACCCAGTCATCCGTTTTCAGGATGATACGGATGAGTTTCAGAACAAGGAGTATGCTGACGAGCGACGCAAGCGCCCAGGGTGCCAGGAGTCCCGTGAGGACAAGCCAGAGGATGCTTGCGTAAATGAGGACGAAAAAGATGATAAGCCCCCGGAAGGCACCTTTCCTGCCAAGTCGGACGGCGAGGGTCATCTTCCCCGAGGCTTTGTCGGTCTTCATGTCGGGGAGGCTTTGATAATAGAGGATGGAGGCCACCATGATCCCGACGGGGATGGAGACGAGGAAAGGCTCGAGTGCGGGAGTCCCCGCCACTACCCAGTATGTGCCTGCAACCATGACGGGTCCCATATTGATCCCCACGAAGAGTTCGCCCAGTCCGTGATAGCCGTACCGTATGGGCGGGGCGATGTAGAAATAGCTGCTGAAGGCGGAGAAGAGGATGGGAACGGCGAGGAGATAAAGCCTGAAGTGAAAGACGATCACGGAGGCGATGAAAAAGGCGATGACGTAGAGGGCGACTATTACCCTGAGCATGGCCCGAGGGCTGATCTTCCCTTCCTGGATAACGCGGGAGCCCCCTATGGAGTCCCCGGCATCGGTCCCCACCAGGTGGTCAAAATAATCATTGGCAAGGTTCGTTATGAGATGAACGATGAGCGAACCGAGAAGGACGAGGAGAAAACGCCCTGGTCTCACGAAGCCCGTCGCCTTGACGGCCATTG is part of the Syntrophorhabdaceae bacterium genome and encodes:
- a CDS encoding flavodoxin family protein, translated to MKMIAINGSPRKKWNTATLLEKALEGAASRGADTELVHLYDLSYKGCISCFACKTTGGPSYGRCAVEDGLTPLLEKIVDADAVILGSPIYFGTVTGEMRSFVERLFFPYMTYTDPPGTLFPRKIPTGFIYTLGATEEMARERGFHHHIDINEMFLRTTFGESESLMCYDTYQFENYSRIYAPRFDPDKKAARRAEVFPADCRKAFEMGERFAGGAA
- a CDS encoding TMEM175 family protein, translated to MTTHRIESLSDCIFAFSMTFLVMNFTFPSAGSAVDEGQVTQLFLKQIAKFHRYALTFVLLAIFWITHHQQFHHIKRTDRRFLWIQIAILMFIVMVPFTAAWMSAHSHLHITNFIFDLNLLILGLLFLLSWFYATHGARLVDDNIDRRAVSRGTARSLLTCFVALLAMIISFYHPHWSNYAFILTPSLLFFKPFRETRRKRSLSRIPD
- a CDS encoding prenyltransferase: MTGDALKAWVQASRVPFFVATFIPLFIGWSMAVKATGFVRPGRFLLVLLGSLIVHLITNLANDYFDHLVGTDAGDSIGGSRVIQEGKISPRAMLRVIVALYVIAFFIASVIVFHFRLYLLAVPILFSAFSSYFYIAPPIRYGYHGLGELFVGINMGPVMVAGTYWVVAGTPALEPFLVSIPVGIMVASILYYQSLPDMKTDKASGKMTLAVRLGRKGAFRGLIIFFVLIYASILWLVLTGLLAPWALASLVSILLVLKLIRIILKTDDWVLLDLHGKYVRMVYFICGLSILAGILLET